In Xyrauchen texanus isolate HMW12.3.18 chromosome 13, RBS_HiC_50CHRs, whole genome shotgun sequence, a single genomic region encodes these proteins:
- the LOC127654349 gene encoding isotocin receptor-like translates to MESLLKDAVFWSLNDSWTNSSSGNDSRGFNQTVNPLKRNEEVAKVEVTVLVLILLFALAGNLCVLLAIQTSKHGQSRMYYFMKHLSIADLVVAVFQVLPQLIWDITFRFYGPDILCRLVKYLQVVGMFASTYMLVLMSVDRFLAIWQPLRSLRRRKDSLYVIVSWILSLLFSVPQVYIFSLREVGDGVYDCWGDFVQPWGAKAYVTWISLTIYIIPVAILSVCYGLISYKIWQNFKLKTRREQCLSLTPRPAKGTAFSRVSSVKLISKAKIRTVKMTFVIVLAYIICWTPFFFVQMWSAWDPMAPREAMAFIIAMLLASLNSCCNPWIYMFFAGHLFQDLMQRCLMTSHCGCKRFWRSRNHSGTGAMRNTSSQKSVTQTSTT, encoded by the exons ATGGAGAGTCTTCTGAAAGACGCTGTTTTCTGGTCTTTAAACGACTCATGGACGAATTCAAGCAGCGGAAACGACAGCAGAGGATTTAATCAAACAGTAAACCCTCTAAAGCGTAACGAAGAAGTGGCTAAAGTTGAAGTAACCGTTTTGGTTTTGATCCTACTGTTCGCGCTTGCCGGCAACCTGTGCGTCCTTTTGGCAATCCAGACAAGTAAACACGGCCAGTCGCGgatgtattattttatgaaacACCTGAGTATTGCCGACCTGGTGGTGGCGGTTTTTCAAGTGCTCCCCCAACTCATCTGGGACATCACCTTTCGCTTTTATGGACCGGATATTCTGTGCCGCCTGGTTAAATATCTACAGGTGGTTGGCATGTTCGCATCCACGTACATGCTTGTGCTGATGTCCGTTGACAGATTTTTGGCTATATGGCAGCCGCTGCGGTCTTTACGCCGTCGAAAAGACAGTTTGTACGTGATCGTGTCCTGGATTTTAAGCCTGCTCTTCAGCGTGCCACAGGTGTACATCTTCTCGCTCAGAGAGGTCGGTGACGGAGTGTACGACTGCTGGGGAGATTTTGTTCAGCCCTGGGGCGCGAAGGCGTACGTCACTTGGATTAGTCTCACCATCTATATAATTCCTGTGGCCATCTTAAGTGTTTGTTATGGCCTGATAAGTTATAAAATATGGCAAAACTTCAAACTAAAGACCCGGCGGGAACAGTGCCTGTCGTTGACCCCGCGGCCCGCAAAGGGCACTGCGTTCTCTCGCGTCAGCAGCGTCAAACTGATCTCCAAAGCCAAGATCAGGACGGTGAAAATGACGTTTGTGATCGTCCTGGCTTATATTATCTGCTGGACGCCGTTTTTCTTCGTACAGATGTGGTCAGCATGGGATCCAATGGCTCCAAGAGAag CCATGGCGTTCATCATTGCCATGCTTTTGGCCAGTCTCAACAGCTGCTGCAACCCCTGGATCTACATGTTTTTCGCTGGTCATCTGTTCCAGGATCTCATGCAGCGCTGTCTTATGACATCACACTGCGGCTGTAAGAGATTTTGGAGATCTAGGAACCATTCAGGCACTGGTGCAATGAGGAACACCAGCAGCCAGAAGAGTGTTACACAGACCTCCACTACTTGA